In Haliscomenobacter hydrossis DSM 1100, the DNA window GTTTCTAAACAGGACAGTGCTGTATTTTTTGCCTTTCTTTTTGCTGGGCATCTTGATGTACTTATTTGATTGGAAGTTTTCGCAGAGCGTCGTTCGATTATCCTGGTTGATTACGCTGGGGATCGTATTGCTGCACTATGTGTTTCCAGCCAATACGGTACAGGATAAAAACAGCTTGTACAATGAATGGTTAAACTGTGTACTGGCGGTATCCATCATTCCTTTCATTGCGCATAATGTAAAACAAAAAAGCGATGCCATCGATCAAACCCTTGGTAGCCTGTCCTATACCGTCTACCTGTTCCATTGGGTTTTGATATGGCCGTACGGGGATTATGTAGAAGATATGTCCACACTGCAAAAAATGGTGTATGCTCCAATTTACCTGATTTTGGTAGTGCTTGGCTCTTCATTAATTTATTTTTACGTTGAGCCCTTCTTCTCAAAGTGGAGAGCTTATTTTTTGGGTATGCCTTAATACTTCTTTGTTTTTAATTTATTGAAAGCTAACCCTTAAATATCTTCATAACCCCACATGCGAAAAACCAAAATCTGCATCATCGGCCTTGGCACCTACGGCTCTTATTTAACGAAAAGGCTTTTAGAGCACTGTGGTACTTCTGTGGACATTACCATCCTGGAAACAGGAGATAAACACACTCAATCCGAGCAAGAAATCGGGTTTAAATCTTCCTCACAGTACTCTAATGCGGCTAGCCAGGGTCGTTTTTTTGGCCTTGGCGGAACATCCGCAAAATGGGGTGGGCAAATTCTTTTTTTTGACGAACGAGAAAACCCATCTAAGGACTCAATCTGGGAAACAATCATTACCCTCAATCAAAAATACAAGCGCCAAGTGCTGAAACAACTCTTAGGTGACAGGCAACTCAAAAAGCTCGATCAATACACCTATGAACAAGGCGCCTTTAAAACTGGGCTGTGGCTCAAGTACACCAAGCGAAATCTGTTTCAACGCCTCAGCGCTACCCAATTGGCACAGGTAGAACTCAAGAAAAAAGTCCGTGTCGTTGCTTTTAAGCAGGACGGGGAAAAAATTCTGGGTGTCATCACGATAAATCAAGAAGGGCTTGAAGAGTATATTGCAGCAGATGTGTTTTATCTCACTGCGGGGGCGATTGAGTCTTGTCGATTATTGCTACAATCCATGCCAGAGTTAACCCAACAAACAGATCTGGGAAAAAATTTTGGTGACCATATTTCCATAGAACTGTTGAGGATTTATGGCCAACAGCCCAAGATAGTGGGCATGAGTATAGTGCCCCGCATCATCAATGGGTCACTAGCTACACGACGCTTGATTGTTCAAACTCAAACTGGACGAATTGGTTTTTTACATCCCATTTACAACAAAGATGTGCAAGTTTTCACCTTGCTCAAATCCATACTTTTTGGCAAGCAGAAAAGCAAAGTGTCTATCAAAGACTTATTGCACGGCATGCTTTTTCTTTTTCTTTTCGGATCGAAGTACTTATTTTTCAATAAATTACACATACATAAAAACAATTGGAGCTTACAATTAGATCTTGAGCAAAGTTTTCCCAACACCAATCAATTGTCATTGTCAGGTGAACTGGATATTTATAATCAGAGAGGTGTCAGTTTGAATTGGAACATATCAGACGAAGACCGTGCTTGTGTTGCAGAAATCAAAGATCAGGTCATTAATATGTTGAAGCAACAGGGTACTAACTATCATGACATAGCTTCGGAAAATGACCTCGGTCATAAAATTGAGGATGTATACCACCCCGTTGGATTTATACGAATGGGCACAGATGAACGTGCAGTAGCCAATATGAACTACCAAATCGAGGGTACGAATAATTTATTCCATTTTTCTACAGCTTTGTTACCTAGTGCCAAAGCCATCAATCCAACTGCGGCTGCATTTTGCTTCATAGAAGATCACTTAGATCGATCCTATTCTTTCTTAAACAAAGCCATATGATTGACATCAGTTTGTTGCAATCACAGCTTCATTTGGGGCTCGGTTGTTCTACTTTTGGGGGTAGTAAATCCGCCAAAGAAGCTAAACTTATCCTCAACCTGGCTTTTGAGGAAGGAATTAATTATTTTGATTTAGCCAGATCATATGGATATGGCAATGCGGAGGCCATTGTAGGCGATTTTATTCACGGCAAACGAGACAAGGTGTTCATCTGTTCCAAGTTTGGAATTTTACCCCCCGATCCTAGCTCCGTTAAAGTAAAATTGATTGGTTTGGCTCGGACGGTCAAACGAATGGTTCCCGGGCTTAGTAGTGTAGTTCGTCAATCAGCCGCACAAAGTTTTTCCAAAACTGTTTTTACTCCTGAGTTAGCCCAAAAGTCCTTACACGATAGCCTTCGGGCGCTAAAAACGGATTATCTTGATCTTTTTTTATTGCATGAATGTTCAACTAGTGATGTGATGAGGGAAGACGTAGCTGCATATTTGGAAAAAGAACGATCTGCTGGCAAAATCAGACATTGGGGCGGCACTTTTTTGGCAGATGCCAATTTGAAAGAGCTATTGAACATTAAAACGAACATTGATGCGCTTCAGTTTAGTTTTGTTGATCACCAGACCTTTTTAAAGCAAAAAACTGACTCGCTAAGAATCCTATTCTCTGTTTTTTCAATGGCACCACGATTCTCGAACCAAGTAGGCGAGGGTATAAGTGTAGTTTTATCAAAACATAACGAGTTTGAACGATCTTTTTTGCAAGCTTGCCATGACTTGGAGCGAGGTGTAATCCTGGCTTCGATGAGTTCGAAAGAGCACATTAGACAAAACCTGAGTCTAATGGCGAATTACAAGAATATACTCATTGAGTAATCAATTCACCGTATTACAGATTGCTTCTACCTATAAGCCCGCCTGGACTTATGGGGGGCCAGTAATTAGTACTTCTAGACTGTGTGAAGCTTTAGTAAAAACTCAAACTGATCTAGAGTTACTGACGACAAGTGCAAATGGTAAAAAAGAGTTAGAAGTGCCGCTGGGCAAAAGATTAAATATAGATGGAGTTCTGACAACTTATTACCGCCGTTGGATAGGGTATAACATTCATTTTACCCCGGGTTTACTTTGCGCTTTTTTGCAGAAACACAAAAGATTCAAGGTTATTCACATACATGAATGGTGGAATTCAGTAGCAGTACTGACAGTTGTATTGTGCAAATGTGTAGGTAGAAAACCCGTACTTACGCCTCGCGGCATGCTAAGTCCTTACACCTTGCGCAGTCCGCTCAAGCGGCTGTTTCAGCGTTGGGTGGGGGCCTGGTTGTTGCGGGGCACCATTTTACACGCCACTTCGGAGCAGGAAGCAGCCGAAGCACTGGAGCTGGTGCCCGGTTGGTCGCATTTTATACTACCGAACATCATCGAGTTGCCCGCACTGGGGCAATACCCGCCAGCGCAGAAGGCAAGCGAGGTGTTCCGCCTGGTTTTTCTCTCGCGGGTGCATCCCAAGAAGGGTTTGGAAAACCTTCTGGCCGCACTGGCTCAGCTGGATTTCCCCTGGCATTTACAGGTGGTCGGCACGGGAGAGGCTACTTATTTGGCACAATTACAGGCGGAGGCCAGGGCGCTCGGAATTGCACAGCAGATCGAGTGGCTGGGCTGGCGCGAGGGTGCCGAAAAATTCCAGTTGTTGGCCAATGCTGACCTCTACGTCTTGCCCTCCCAAAACGAAAATTTTGCCAATGCGGCCTTGGAGGCTTTGTCGGTGGGTACACCGGTGCTCCTGAGTGCGCAGGTTGGCCTGAGTGCCTACGTACGCACACAAGCCTTGGGCTGGATATACGATGGAACCACAGCAGGGCTTTTACAGGCTTTGCAGAGCGCCTATACCGCTGCAGGCCAACGTACTGAAATTCGGCAAAAAGCCCCCAGCCTGGTCCTTGCTGATTTTGGTGCGGAAAGAATCGCTCAGCAGTACCTGGCAGCCTACCAAAACTTCGGGCTTCTGTAAGCCCCCGCGATCGTCGATCCCAAAATGCTCGCTAACGCGAGCGGGCTCGACGATCGCGGGCTTTAAATCTTACGTAGCTCTAGCCATCGGCTTTTTACTTCATTTTTATGATGAACTACGCTTCCAACATCACTCCCCTCATCCTCACCTACAACGAAGCACCCAACCTGCAACGGGTGCTGGAGCGTTTAACCTGGGCAAAACAAATCCTGATCATCGACAGTGGCAGTACCGACGAAACGCTGGCCATTGCGGCCACTTTTCCGCAGGTGCGGGTCATCCAACGGCCGTTTGATTCTTTTGCCGAGCAATGCAATTTTGGCTTGCAGCACATCGATACCGAATGGGTCTTGTCGCTGGATGCCGATTACGTGCTGGATGCGGAGCTGGAGGCTTTTTTGCAAAATTTTGCCCTTAGCACACATCCAGAAGCGGGCTTTGAGGTGCGCTTCAAATATGCCATTTACGGGAAACCCTTGCGGGGTACTTTGTATCCAAAGCGCAAAGTCTTGTACCGCCGTACCCTGGCGCAGTACCTCAACGACGGGCATTCCCACAAGGTGCAGATAACAGGCAGCATTGGCTTGTTGCCGGGGTACATCCACCACGACGACCGTAAATCACTGTCCCGCTGGCTTTGGGCGCAAGACCGTTATGTACAGCAGGAAATCGCCAAATTTCAGTCATCCGATAGGGGCCCTTCCCGCTTCAATGACTGGGTGCGCAAGCAGATTGTCCTGGCACCTTTTGTGGTGTTTTTTTATTGTTTGATTTTGAAAGGAGGCATTTTGGATGGTTGGCGGGGCTGGTATTACGCATTTCAGCGGATGCTGGCGGAGTTGTTGTTGACTTTGCACTTGTTGGAGGAGAAGATGGGGCGGAAGCAGGAATAATGGATTTTGTAGTCACAAATCCCTAAATTTGTCGCATGGCTAGATTGAAGTATCCGATTGGTATCCAGGATTTTCGAGAAATCCGTACAAAGGGGTACCATTACCTCGATAAAACTACGTTTATCCACCGCATATTGACGGAGGGGAAATACTATTTCCTATCCCGTCCACGGCGTTTTGGCAAATCGCTGTTGTTGTCTACCATCAAAGAGATTTACAGCGGCAGCCGCGAATTATTTGAGGATTTGTGGATTGCAGATCATTGGGACTGGGACAAACGCCATCCAGTTGTCCACATCAAATTTGCCAAAAGTGATTACCAAGGCCTGGGCCTGGCGCAGGCTATATTCAATGAGTTGGACAAATCAGCGGCGGAACTCGGCGTAACTTTGAGCAAAGCGACCTTCAAAGAGCGATTTGAGGAGCTCCTGATGGTCACCACGCTTGCTCAGGGGCGGGTAGTACTGTTGGTGGATGAATACGACAAACCCATCATCGACTACCTGGAAGCTCCTGAACAAGCCAAAGCCAACCGCGAGGTGCTCAAGCAGTTTTATTCGGTACTCAAAGACGCCGATCCGTATCTGGAGTTGGTGTTCATCACCGGGGTGAGCAAGTTTTCGAAAGTGAGTATTTTTTCGGATCTGAACAATTTGAATGACCTAACCCTTCATCTGCAGTACAGCACTTTATTGGGTATTACACCCGAAGAGTTGGAAAAGCATTTTGGTGAGGTACTCACCCAGATGGAAGCAAAAACGCCCGATATCCGCCATTGGGTTCGCCGAATGTACAATGGGTACTCATGGGATGGTCAGCACCACGTATACAACCCTTTTTCCATTCTCAATTTTTTGAGTAGTAGTTCCTTGCGGAATTATTGGTTTGAAACAGGCACCCCTACTTTTTTAATTGATTTGATGCGTAAGGTTGGGCGTTTTGTGTGGAACGAAGATGAGTTTGTAGCCTTACTAGACCTAGCTAGTTTTGACCTGGAGCGCATTGACCCGGCTACCATCCTTTTTCAAACCGGGTATTTGAGCATTACAGAACTGAACGAGCCCGAAGGCTGGTGCAAACTCAATTACCCCAATCAGGAGGTACGTGCCAGCCTGGAGCAATTGCTGCTAGCAGCCTACCAGTATCGCATTGGATCTGGCCTGCCCACAGTGCTAGAATTGCGCCAAGCTTTGGAGCGAAACAATCTGGATCGGGTGGTTGAAATCATCAACACTGCATTTTCCGACATCCCGCACGATCTTTGGAAGGGTGCGACTGAACTCCACTACCACGCCTTGGTACATCTCACCTTTAGCCTCCTCGGCAATTACCTCAAGAGTGAAGTCAACAGCTCGCTGGGGCGTTGTGACGCCATTGTGCAAACTGCTACCCATATCTATGCTTTCGAATTCAAACTAGAGCAAAGTGCGGCCATAGCCATCCAACAAATCATCGATAAAAACTACCTGGGGCCGTTTCAATTGGACACTCGGCAGAAAGTAGCGGTGGGGATTAATTTTTCGCGGGAGAAGCGGGGGGTGGATGAGTTTGATTGGCAGGAAATCGCTTAGTGCATTAACATTAATTTATCCTTGATCTTGAACGCTAGCCTGATCGGAGATTTCTCGGTTTAGAAATTCATCGATAGCCGCTTGTACATCTTCCAATTGCAGGTTGAGAATGGTAGCGATCCGCTCTGCGCTGAAACTTCCTGCATCAATTCGGGTACTGCGTTTTTGAGGAGTTCTTCATCGCGTTTGGCTTCCCCGATTTCGATGCCTTGCTCGATGCCTTGAGCAAGACCTTGTTTTTTAAATTCTGCCTGGATAGCTTCTTCGAATCCCATGGGTTGATTTGCTTTGGTGATGACCATTAAATCCTGTTCAAATTTAGTTTTTATTCAAATACTAAGTTCCCTCACATGACCCCTTCACGGAAATATTCGTTAAATTTTTTCCACTAACTTCGCAACGACGGCAAATTTTTTCCACTAACTCGGCAATTTTAGAAAATTTTTTCCACCAAAAACCCCCAACCATGTGCGGCATTACCGGAATCATTCAGTTTGGCACCTCTCCAAGTTCCATGTATGCACCATTGGAGCGCATGAACCAGGCCTTGGCGCACAGGGGCCCTGATGATGAGGGTATTTGGGTCGAAGGCCCCGTTGCGCTGGGGCACCGCCGCTTGTCGATCATCGATTTGTCGAGTGCCGGGCACCAGCCCATGCAAAGCCCGGATGGGCGCTACGTGTTGGTGTTCAATGGAGAGATTTACAATTTTCGTACCCTCAAGGCTGAACTTAAAGACTACCCTTTTCGCTCGGGTTCAGATACCGAAGTGATTCTGGCGGCTTACGCCCAATGGGGTATAGATTGCCTGAAAAAACTCAACGGTATGTATGCCTTAGCGTTGTGGGATCGCCAGGAACAAACCTTGTTGCTGGCCCGCGACCATTTGGGCATCAAACCTCTGTACCTGTACGAAGCGCCCCAACAGATCCTGTTTGCTTCGGAAGTGCGGTCTCTCCTGGCGAGCGGAATGGTGCCCCGCAAGATCAATCCGGCGGGCATCAGCGATTACCTGCGTTACCAAACCGTACACGCCCCTCAAACCATGGTGCAAGGGGTGCGCATGCTTGAACCCGGGCATTATTTGCTGCTGAGTATGGATGGCAGGGTGGAAGAACGGGCATATTGGCAGCCATTGGGCACTACCGTTCCTGCCAACAAGCTCGATTTGGCCAGCGCCCGCCAAAAAGTACGCGAAGCTTTGTTAACCACCATCGAACGACAAATGATTGCCGATGTTCCCTTTGGCGCATTTTTGTCGGGGGGCATTGATTCCAGTTCGATTGTTGCCCTGATGAGTCAGGTCAGCACTACGGCGGTCAAAACCTTTTCGGTCACTTTTGCCGAAGAAGCATTCAGCGAGGCACCCTTTGCCCGGATGATTGCTGAAAAATACCAAACCGAGCACCACGAAATTCGCCTGAGCCCCGACGATTTTTTGCATACCATTCCCCGGGCACTACAGGCCATGGATCACGTCAGTGGCGATGGGCCAAACACCTACATCGTAGCGGGTGCCACCCGCAAAGCGGGCATCAAAATGGCTTTGTCGGGCCTGGGTGGAGATGAGTTGTTTGCGGGTTACCCCATTTTTGGGCGCAGCAAAAGTTTGGAGCGCTTGGGATGGCTGAATGTTTTACCTGTGGGCCTGCGGCAAATACTGGCGGGTGTATTGGCGCAAAGCAGCTCAAAAGTGGCCATCCGGAAAGTAGCCGAAGTGTTGGGGTTGCCCCAGATTGAGCCTTATGGTGCTTATCCGCTGTCGCGGCAAAGTTGGCCAGAAATGACCATTGCTCAGTTGGCGCCGGGACTGGAAAAAACGCCCAACGCGGTGGCGGCAATTTTGGAAATAATCCAGGCCTTACCTGGATTTGACGCAGCGCCTTTGCTCAGCAAAATCTCGGCAGCGGAGATGAGTACTTACATGCAGAATATCCTCCTGCGCGATTCAGACCAAATGAGTATGGCCCATGCGCTGGAGGTACGCGTGCCATTTTTGGATCATGAACTGGTAGACTTGGTAATGGGCATCAGTGATGCCGTAAAATTGCCCGGCGCTGGCCCAAAACCTTTGCTGGTTGCGGCCATGGGTGAATGGTTGCCGGATGCGATCGTAAACCGACCTAAGATGGGCTTTACCTTGCCTTACGAGCTGTGGATGAAGGGGGCATTGCGCGAATTTTGTGCGGGTCACCTGGCCCAATTGGGTGAGCGGCCCTTTTTTGCCGCCGCCGCCCTGCAAAAATTGTGGCAGGATTTCCTGCGGGGGCATCCGGGCGTAAAATGGTCACACCTGTGGTCATTGGTGGTATTGGATGAATGGCTGGAAAACAACGGACTGCATTAGTCCGCTGGACATTAGACTTGAGGTAAGTTGATTATCAAGAAATTGATATAATTTCTGACAATTTTGGCTTAAGCCCTTTTTGAGTGACGAGTGACGAATACATGAGAACATGAGTTTTGAAGTGAGCTACCGCAGCGACTTAGGTCAAGTCTGTGTCCAAGTCGCTGCGGTAGCCCACTTCAAAACTCGTAAGTCATGTATTCGGAACTCGTCACTCAAAAAAAATCATCAATTGCTTGATAATCAAATCGCCTCAACTCTATTTTTAAATAATGGATTAAAAATCTGTATAAATCGGTGGTAAAAAAAAGCCTGGTTACCCTCTTCTACCGCAAGCCACGAGCCGCTGGCAACTACAGCCTTGAAACCTCGTTTGATGTCATGATGGCGGCGTTTCCTGCGGATGCGCCGTTTAACTTGCGGCGACAGGTGCTGTCGCATTTCAGCAATGGCATCAAGGCGCGAATTTTGGCCACCCTGGAGGCGCGCCGATTGCGCAGCGACATCAATCATGTTACGGGAGATGTACATTTTATCGCCCTGGGTTTGCCGCGTCGCTCGACAATATTGACCATCCACGATTGTGGATTTATGCATGATTACGGGGGGATATACCGCTGGTTTTTGTGGTTGTTTTGGCTGGTTTTGCCCGTCTGGTGGTGCAAAAGGGTTACCACCATCTCTGAGGCCAGCAAGGCTGATATCCTGCGGTATACGCGCTGCCCTGCGCACAAAATCAGGGTCATTCCAACCTTAATCGCCCGGCACTTTTATGCGGTTCCCAAGTCCTTTAATGCCCAAAAACCACGCATTTTACACATCGGACTGGCACCCAATAAAAACCTGATCAATCATTTAAAGGCCTTGCAAGGCCTGAATTGTTCCTTGTACATCATTGGCAAGATGGAAGCGGAACACCATGCATTGTTGCAGCAATCTCAACTTGAGTACGATTGGGGCTACAACCTAAGTGAGGCCCAAATCCAGGAAGTGTACGCACAGTGCGATCTTTTGCTTTTTGCTTCTACCCTCGAAGGTTTTGGCATGCCGATCCTCGAAGCCCAAACGGTGGGGCGTCCTGTAGTTACCTCCAATCTTTCTTCGATGCCGGAGGTGGCGGGCAGCGCCGCTTGTTTGGTTGACCCACATTCGGTAGACTCAATCCGAGCGGGCGTGCTGCGGGTCATTGAAGATGCGGCGTACCGGGAGGACTTGATTGCGGCAGGTTTTGAAAATGTGAAACGTTTTCAGGCGGAGACGGTGGCGCGGGCGTATGCGGAGCTGTATGGGGAAGTGAAAAATGAAAAGCGAAAAGCGAAAAGTGAAAAGCGAAAAGTGAAAAGTGAAAAATGAAAAATGAAAAATTTGTATTGATACGTGCTCCGTTATTTGACAAAGGCAAGATCTAACGTTCGCTCGTGTCAGCGAGCAAAAAGGACTCGACAAGCGTGGCTTCGGGAGTGTGTGGATTTAATAAGCATATGTCGAAACCATTCACCTACCTGATCTCCCTGGTTTTTGTACTCAGTGCGCTGGTTTTTCCGAATCAGTCTTTGTACATTGGGGATGAACTCAGTTACCTCAACCGGGGTTTTGCCATTGCTCAGTTTGAGCGGGAATTGAACATTCGCGATCATTTTAGCCATGAACTGATTGACCTCATTCCCGCTGATTATCCCTTGGGAAATTCTTTTTTTATTGCCGGAAGTATTTTGCTGGGCGGAGTGCCCGCGGCCCATCTTTGCCAGGTGCTGGCACTGGTGCTGGCCTTTCTGATTACTGCGGCTACCCTGCGCAAACTGGGCCAGGGAACCTCCTCCGCGCTATTGGTATTTTGGTATCCCGCCGCGCTGCTGCTCAGTCGCATGTTGATGAGTGATGTATTGAGTTTACTGGTGGTTGCCGCATTTTTTGGCGTGTATTTCGGGTGGGAAAACGGTAAAAAACAATCCACAATCCTGGGGTTTCTGGCCGGTTTTTCGCTGTGGTTTCGAGAAACAAATGGATTGGTTTTTGTGATTCCCCTCTTGTATCTGGGTGTAAAAACCCCAAAATACACGCTTTACCTGCTGATGGGGGGGCTATGGGGATTGCTGCCAAGGTTACTTTCCGCAGAATGGATTTATGGGGACTGGTTCTTTGTCAAAAACCCCAATATTTCTTTCGGATGGGTACATCTGCCGATTAATGTGCCGCTGTATACCCTTTATGTAAGCCTTTTTTTTCCGTTCAGCTTCTGGGTATTGTTCTGGTTTCGAACGCCGATGCAGCAAGTGTTGCATGCGAGCTTCTGGTTGTTTGTTGGCGTGTATGTCCTATATGGTTACAACGGGCTGAAGGAAAGTGGCTACAAGGGATTGTTTTTGTCCTCCCGTTTTTTGATTCCCCTTTTGCCCCTGTACATCTATGCCCTGGCCGCATCGCCTCCAGCTTTTTTACAGCAAAAAACCTGGGTACGGTTATCACGGGTGCTGCCTTATGCTACCTTGGTGCTCTTGCTGGTTTTTAACTACGGCATTTACCGCTTGGGGCTTCCCGCTCAAACCTTCCGCAATTTTCTCCAGCAACAAATGCAGGACGAAGACAAGGTGCTGATTGTGGATCCGAAAAATGAAATCGTGGAAGTCCTTGCGCCGTTTATTTTGGAGCGGGCATCCAGCATCCGGTTGAGTACGCTGGAATCGGTGCGGGGTATTCCCCGCCCGCAAGAAGAAATGTTGTACCTTAAGGTTTCGCGCCGAGACAACCCTTATCAGGTTCGGAAATACCAAAACCTGGCGCAGAAAGAAAACCAGGTTTTGCGTGGGTACACCCTACAACGGATCAAGGTGGTTGAAGACTTTTCGCAAAAAATGGAGGTTTTTCAACTCCTAAAAAATGAATAGACTGCCGGGTTAAAGTTTAGGCGTATGCAGGCACTTTTGTTAGGTTCAGTGTTGGTGCTGGTGGTCGCGATGCAGGTCTACCTGCTTTTGCGGGGACTGCGACACAGTGCCCATAAACTGGTCTTGTTTGAAGTTTACCTCAGTCTCGCCCTGCTTACCTTGGGTCTGGCTCCGGCACTTTGGTATCTTTTAGAAACGCTGGTGGATGCCAAACAGCTCTTTTTCCAAATGAAGGTGAGCGCCCCACATTATTTTGCTTATGCATTGCCTTCTTTGGGTGCGCTGGGGTTAGGGTTGAGCAGGTTCAAGGGGCCTTCCTCCACGAGTGATCAGGAATTGTTGCAAAAAGTACAGTCCCAACTGCAAGCCGAGCCTTATTTGCCTTGGTTGCTGCTGTTGGGTGGTTTTTGTATCCAATTGTTGCAGCCCTATTTTCCGGCCACCTTGCGACAGGTAGGGCATTTCGGTGGAATGGTGTTGTGGATCGGAGCCATTCACCTGCTGTTGGCCCCCATTGCGGCGCGGGTAAAAATCAGTGTGCTTTTGTTGGTGCTACTCTGGTTGATGCATCGCTCGATAGTCAGCACGTTTTTTGGTGATTTGTTGTTTTGGCCTCTACTGATTGCACTGTATGCCCAGTTGTATTACCAGGTTTCGCTGCGGGTATTGCTGGGATCAGGGTTGGGCGTTTTGCTGGGCCTCCTGCTGATTTTTTCCTTCAAATACGAGTACCGCCAGCGCTTGTGGAACGACCCCAATCAAGGGCATTACCTGCAACATTTGTCTGAGGCCCTGCAATACCGCTGGCAACACCCGGAGGGCTGGTACAACGTAGGGCAAACTTTTTTGACCCGCATCAATCAGGGCAAACACCTGGCGATGGTCTATAACTGGGTTCCTCAGCACGAGCCGTATGCCCGTGGTGAAACCTTACTTTCCGCCATTCCTGCGGTAGTGATGCCTCGGGTAATGTGGCCGAATAAACCCCAAACGGGTAGTTTATCCCATTGGTATCGATTTACAGGGCACCAGCTTGGGCCGGGCACTTCTGCCAATTTTGGCGTTTGTGGTGAAGCCTACGCCAACCTGGGTATTTGGCTGGCACTGCCCTTTTTGTTGCTCTGGGCCGGGAGCTTGCGGGCCTGGTACGAATACCTGCGTAGGCTGGCCCTGAGCTGGTATCCTTGTCTGTGGCTCTGGATACCCTTAATTTATTGCGGACTACTCGATCAGGAGAATGATTTTGTCACTCAACTCAACCACGGCTTCAAAGCAACCCTTTTCACTTTGGCCATATGTTGGACCTTGCATAAATTAAGCGGATATTTGCCGCGCAGCAACCCCAAATCACCATTACCAAGACCATAAATAGATGTACACACTAGGGCTAAACGCTTACCACGGCGATTCATCGGCTTGCATTTACCACTTCAATGAATTGATTGTGGCTACGGAAGAAGAGCGAATTCGACGCATCAAACATTGGGCGGGATTGCCTACCGAGGCGGTGAAATTTTGTTTGGACGAAGCAGGAATTACC includes these proteins:
- a CDS encoding glycosyltransferase family 4 protein encodes the protein MVKKSLVTLFYRKPRAAGNYSLETSFDVMMAAFPADAPFNLRRQVLSHFSNGIKARILATLEARRLRSDINHVTGDVHFIALGLPRRSTILTIHDCGFMHDYGGIYRWFLWLFWLVLPVWWCKRVTTISEASKADILRYTRCPAHKIRVIPTLIARHFYAVPKSFNAQKPRILHIGLAPNKNLINHLKALQGLNCSLYIIGKMEAEHHALLQQSQLEYDWGYNLSEAQIQEVYAQCDLLLFASTLEGFGMPILEAQTVGRPVVTSNLSSMPEVAGSAACLVDPHSVDSIRAGVLRVIEDAAYREDLIAAGFENVKRFQAETVARAYAELYGEVKNEKRKAKSEKRKVKSEK